Proteins encoded in a region of the Zea mays cultivar B73 chromosome 4, Zm-B73-REFERENCE-NAM-5.0, whole genome shotgun sequence genome:
- the LOC103654312 gene encoding pentatricopeptide repeat-containing protein At4g14820: MNVHMQQQHHLRQLRAVLLRRGHPVPPPPATHPDPDRAFLAAIRAAASSAPRLVLAACACLRRAGLPAPGPRALPALLRSAARCEGAGAYVAATHALAVRTGALDDGFVGTALAGAYAACGCVRDTRKVFDGMAVRDVVSWGVMLDSYCQTRNYKEALLLFAKMKNSGVVPDQLILATVLPACGHIRHLRIGKAIHSYMLVSDMIIGAHISSALISLYASCANMEMAEKLYNEMPRKDLVSSTAMVSGYARNRKVEIARSIFDGMPEKDVVSWSAMISGYVDSNQPNEALSLFNGMQECGIRSDEITMLSVISACANLGSLDKAKWIHAFIKNSGLNKVLHICNALIDMFAKCGGINLALNVFNEMPLKNVITWTSMISAFAMHGDGKSSLRLFEQMKDEGAEPNEVTFLSLLYACCHAGLVHEGRLLFSSMVQQYGIEPKHEHYGCMVDLLGRAKLMQEAVSLIESMHLEPNVPIWGSLLAACWMHGDLKLGAFAAKKILQLDPNHDGASVLLLKIYMKSDNLNNAQEVRGVMKLHRVSKETGLSWMELNEPFHEFAAGGEKHPESGKIFLQKVVN; encoded by the exons ATGAACGTGCACATGCAGCAGCAGCACCACCTCCGTCAGCTCCGAGccgtcctcctccgccgcggccaCCCCGTCCCCCCACCGCCGGCGACCCACCCGGACCCTGACCGGGCCTTCCTCGCCGCCATCCGTGCCGCCGCCTCCTCTGCCCCACGCCTCGTGCTCGCCGCCTGCGCCTGCCTCCGCCGCGCCGGCCTGCCCGCACCGGGGCCCCGAGCGCTTCCGGCCCTGCTCCGCTCCGCTGCGCGCTGCGAGGGTGCTGGCGCGTACGTCGCGGCCACGCACGCGCTGGCCGTCAGGACAGGGGCACTGGACGATGGGTTTGTCGGAACCGCGCTGGCCGGGGCGTACGCGGCGTGCGGGTGCGTGAGGGACACGCGGAAAGTGTTTGACGGAATGGCCGTGAGGGACGTCGTCTCCTGGGGCGTCATGCTTGATAG TTATTGTCAGACTCGGAACTATAAAGAAGCTTTGCTTCTGTTTGCTAAGATGAAGAATTCTGGAGTTGTTCCAGACCAATTGATCCTTGCTACTGTTCTACCAGCTTGTGGTCATATAAGGCATTTGAGAATCGGGAAAGCCATTCACTCGTACATGTTGGTGTCGGACATGATTATCGGCGCTCACATTAGTAGTGCTCTCATCAGTTTGTATGCTAGTTGTGCGAACATGGAGATGGCAGAAAAGCTATATAACGAAATGCCAAGGAAGGACTTGGTCTCATCAACTGCCATGGTTTCTGGGTACGCCAGGAATAGAAAAGTCGAGATTGCTCGCTCTATATTTGATGGGATGCCAGAGAAGGATGTTGTATCTTGGAGTGCCATGATATCAGGATATGTTGATAGTAACCAGCCTAACGAAGCACTGAGTCTGTTCAATGGTATGCAAGAGTGTGGTATCAGGTCTGATGAAATTACCATGTTAAGTGTCATATCTGCATGTGCTAATTTAGGTTCCCTCGATAAAGCCAAGTGGATCCATGCCTTCATTAAGAACAGTGGGTTGAATAAGGTACTGCACATTTGCAATGCTCTTATTGATATGTTCGCCAAATGTGGGGGTATTAACCTTGCATTGAATGTCTTCAATGAAATGCCTCTAAAGAATGTTATCACCTGGACAAGTATGATTAGTGCCTTTGCTATGCACGGTGATGGGAAATCTTCCTTACGTCTGTTTGAGCAGATGAAAGATGAAGGCGCTGAACCCAATGAAGTGACATTTCTTAGTTTACTTTATGCTTGCTGTCATGCTGGTCTAGTTCATGAAGGCCGTTTATTGTTTAGCTCGATGGTTCAGCAATACGGGATTGAACCCAAGCATGAGCACTATGGTTGTATGGTGGATCTTCTAGGAAGGGCTAAACTTATGCAAGAAGCAGTTAGTCTCATAGAGTCAATGCATTTAGAGCCCAATGTGCCTATCTGGGGATCTCTTTTAGCAGCATGCTGGATGCATGGTGATCTCAAGCTCGGCGCTTTTGCTGCCAAGAAAATTTTGCAGTTGGATCCTAATCATGATGGAGCATCTGTGCTTTTATTGAAGATATACATGAAATCTGATAACTTGAACAATGCTCAGGAGGTGAGGGGAGTAATGAAACTCCACAGGGTCTCAAAAGAAACAGGCTTGAGTTGGATGGAACTGAATGAGCCTTTTCATGAGTTTGCAGCTGGAGGTGAAAAACATCCAGAAAGTGGCAAGATCTTCCTTCAAAAAGTTGTGAATTAA
- the LOC541761 gene encoding transcription factor MYB60: MGRPPCCDKEGIKKGPWTPEEDIILVSYIQEHGPGNWRSVPINTGLMRCSKSCRLRWTNYLRPGIRRGNFTPHEEAIIVHLQSLLGNRWAAIASYLPQRTDNDIKNYWNTHLKKKLKKQQAIGAIFAPPDSSSSSSSIVVPPAATTTTTTVDHHHRDMLGANLLVSSKDTYYYARPPAEAAAVARRSPFAADGDSSSSSYASSMDNISRLLTGFMKQQHDDAAAAADTKPPAPAAQVNSPPPAAFLSPSFHHHMSAGTGSGTPPAASAAYFNDMMPPPPPQQQAALMGGHGDYDDGPSSRQHLQPSPLSPIEKWLFEEAAEQVGDLMDLSEDCCSSVPMMF, encoded by the coding sequence ATGGGCAGGCCGCCGTGCTGCGACAAGGAGGGGATCAAGAAGGGGCCATGGACGCCGGAGGAGGACATCATCCTGGTGTCCTACATCCAGGAGCACGGCCCGGGCAACTGGCGCTCCGTGCCCATCAACACGGGCCTCATGCGCTGCAGCAAGAGCTGCCGCCTCCGCTGGACCAACTACCTCCGCCCCGGCATCCGGCGCGGCAACTTCACCCCGCACGAGGAAGCCATCATCGTCCACCTCCAGTCCTTGCTCGGCAACAGGTGGGCCGCCATTGCTTCTTACCTCCCGCAGAGAACCGACAACGACATCAAGAACTACTGGAACACCCACCTCAAGAAGAAGCTCAAGAAGCAGCAGGCCATCGGCGCCATCTTCGCACCACCCgactcctcctcgtcgtcctcctccatcGTAGTACCACCCGccgctaccaccaccaccaccaccgtcgaCCACCACCACCGTGACATGCTCGGCGCCAACCTCCTCGTCTCCTCCAAGGACACCTACTACTACGCGCGCCCACCAGCCGAggccgccgccgtcgcccgccGCTCGCCGTTCGCCGCCGACGGCGACAGCTCCTCGTCGTCGTACGCCTCCAGCATGGACAACATATCCAGGCTACTCACCGGCTTCATGAAGCAGCAGCACGAcgacgctgctgctgctgccgacaCCAagcccccggccccggccgcccaaGTCAACAGCCCGCCGCCTGCTGCTTTTCTGTCGCCGTCGTTCCACCACCACATGTCCGCCGGCACCGGGAGTGGCACGCCACCTGCAGCTTCAGCGGCCTACTTCAACGACAtgatgccgccgccgccgccgcagcagcaggcggcgctgaTGGGCGGGCACGGCGACTACGATGACGGGCCCAGCAGCCGGCAGCACCTGCAGCCGTCCCCGCTGTCTCCCATCGAGAAGTGGCTGTTCGAAGAGGCTGCCGAGCAGGTCGGCGACCTCATGGATCTGTCCGAAGACTGCTGCTCGTCGGTTCCAATGATGTTCTAG